In Streptomyces sp. NBC_00414, a single window of DNA contains:
- a CDS encoding NAD(P)/FAD-dependent oxidoreductase: protein MAGLRAAEQLRAAGWRGPVVLVGDEPHMPYNRPPLSKEALAGDASFASLALRPRASVSDVRWRLGTRVVGADLDRRTVELGNGETLSYGGLVVATGMRSRRLPWPGPVHGRHTVRTLADARGLRAALNRPGGRVVVIGAGFIGCEVAATALALGAAEVTAVDPLPLPMVGPLGELLAKVLLDRHERRGVRFALGTQVTGFEGDDRVTGVVLADGTVIEADVVVESVGSVANTEWLDGNGLDLTDGVLTDEHLRVGGRPDVVAVGDIARFPNARYDEVARRVEHWSIPTDTAKHAARVLAAHLTGTGSGIGTGSGTGTGSGTGTDIAFAPFAPLPTFWSDQHDFRLQSFGAPVLGKDDVRVLDGDPDGDFLAGFHRGGTLVGVVSIGGRSTSAATARHRAELLAQPARAAGPAGEQQ, encoded by the coding sequence ATGGCCGGACTGCGCGCCGCCGAGCAACTGCGCGCCGCCGGCTGGCGCGGCCCGGTCGTGCTCGTCGGCGACGAACCCCACATGCCCTACAACCGGCCGCCGCTCTCCAAGGAGGCACTGGCGGGCGACGCCTCCTTCGCCTCGCTCGCCCTCCGGCCGCGGGCCAGCGTCTCGGACGTGCGGTGGCGGCTGGGCACCCGGGTGGTAGGGGCCGATCTCGACCGGCGGACCGTCGAACTCGGCAACGGTGAAACGTTGTCGTACGGGGGGCTGGTGGTGGCCACCGGGATGCGTTCCCGGCGGCTGCCCTGGCCGGGGCCGGTCCACGGACGGCACACCGTCCGTACGCTGGCCGACGCCCGGGGGCTGCGCGCGGCGCTGAACCGGCCGGGCGGGCGCGTGGTCGTCATCGGCGCCGGATTCATCGGCTGCGAGGTGGCCGCGACCGCCCTGGCCCTCGGAGCCGCCGAGGTCACGGCCGTCGACCCGCTGCCGCTGCCCATGGTCGGACCGCTCGGCGAGCTGCTCGCGAAGGTGCTGCTCGACCGGCACGAACGGCGGGGCGTCCGGTTCGCCCTCGGCACGCAGGTGACCGGGTTCGAGGGCGACGACCGGGTCACCGGGGTGGTCCTCGCCGACGGCACGGTCATCGAAGCCGACGTCGTGGTGGAGTCGGTGGGCTCCGTCGCCAACACCGAGTGGCTCGACGGCAACGGCCTCGACCTCACCGACGGCGTACTGACGGACGAGCACCTGCGGGTCGGCGGACGCCCGGACGTGGTCGCCGTCGGTGACATCGCCCGCTTTCCCAACGCCCGTTACGACGAGGTCGCGCGCCGCGTGGAGCACTGGTCCATCCCCACGGACACCGCCAAGCACGCGGCCAGGGTGCTCGCCGCCCACCTCACCGGCACCGGATCCGGCATCGGGACCGGATCCGGGACCGGGACCGGATCCGGAACCGGTACGGACATCGCGTTCGCGCCGTTCGCACCTCTGCCGACCTTCTGGAGCGACCAGCACGACTTCCGTCTGCAGTCGTTCGGCGCCCCGGTCCTGGGCAAGGACGACGTGCGCGTCCTGGACGGCGACCCCGACGGCGACTTCCTGGCCGGCTTCCACCGGGGCGGCACGCTCGTCGGAGTCGTCTCCATCGGCGGCCGGTCCACGTCGGCCGCCACCGCCCGCCACCGCGCCGAACTGCTCGCACAGCCCGCCCGTGCCGCCGGACCAGCTGGGGAACAGCAGTGA
- a CDS encoding MFS transporter, which produces MPELSPRRRQLVLAICCMSLLIVSLDNTVLNVALPSMQKDLHASLAGMQWTIDAYTLVLASLLMLAGSTADRIGRRKVFMAGLVVFTIGSVLCSLAPNLESLVAFRMIQAVGGSMLNPVAMSIITNTFTDPRERARAIGVWGAVVGISMAAGPLVGGLLVDSVGWRSIFWVNLPVGLAALLLTLRYVPESRAPKARRPDPVGQLLVIALLGSLTYAIIEAPSSGAAKIVVFGGIALAALVTLLWYEPRRDKPLIDLRFFRSAPFSGATVVAVSAFAALGGFLFLSTLYLQNVRGLSALDAGLWMLPMAAMTFVCAPLSGRLVGSRGPRLSLLVAGTAMTVSGVLFAAFEAETANVTLVIGYVLFGLGFGFVNAPITNTAVSGMPRAQAGVAAAVASTSRQIGQTLGVAVIGAVLASGVGTSSYRDAFVSAARPAWWIIAACGLAVLVVGAVSSGRWARGTAQRTADRLSAPEVKESAGVV; this is translated from the coding sequence ATGCCTGAGCTCAGCCCCCGCCGGCGTCAGCTGGTGCTCGCGATCTGCTGCATGAGTCTGCTGATCGTGAGCCTCGACAACACCGTTCTCAACGTCGCGCTCCCCTCCATGCAGAAGGATCTGCACGCGAGCCTGGCGGGCATGCAGTGGACGATCGACGCGTACACGCTGGTCCTCGCCTCGCTGCTGATGCTCGCGGGCTCGACCGCCGACCGCATCGGCCGCCGCAAGGTCTTCATGGCGGGACTCGTCGTCTTCACCATCGGCTCGGTCCTGTGCTCGCTCGCGCCCAATCTCGAATCGCTCGTGGCCTTCCGCATGATCCAGGCGGTCGGCGGCTCGATGCTCAACCCGGTCGCCATGTCGATCATCACCAACACCTTCACGGACCCCCGCGAGCGCGCCCGTGCGATCGGTGTCTGGGGCGCTGTGGTCGGCATATCCATGGCCGCGGGCCCGCTGGTCGGCGGCCTCCTGGTGGACTCCGTCGGCTGGCGCTCGATCTTCTGGGTCAACCTGCCGGTGGGCCTGGCCGCGCTCCTGCTCACCCTGCGGTACGTGCCCGAGTCCCGCGCCCCGAAGGCCCGCCGCCCCGACCCGGTCGGCCAGCTCCTGGTGATCGCCCTGCTCGGCTCGCTCACGTACGCGATCATCGAGGCGCCCAGTTCCGGCGCCGCCAAGATCGTCGTCTTCGGCGGGATCGCGCTCGCCGCGCTCGTCACCCTCCTCTGGTACGAGCCCCGCCGCGACAAACCCCTCATCGACCTGCGCTTCTTCCGGTCGGCGCCGTTCAGCGGGGCCACGGTGGTGGCGGTCAGCGCGTTCGCGGCGCTGGGCGGGTTCCTCTTCCTGTCCACGCTCTACCTGCAGAACGTCCGGGGCCTGAGCGCCCTCGACGCGGGCCTGTGGATGCTCCCCATGGCGGCGATGACGTTCGTCTGCGCACCGCTGTCCGGACGGCTGGTGGGCAGCCGCGGCCCCCGTCTCTCCCTCCTCGTCGCCGGTACGGCGATGACGGTGAGCGGGGTGCTGTTCGCGGCGTTCGAGGCCGAGACGGCGAACGTGACGCTCGTCATCGGGTACGTGCTCTTCGGACTCGGCTTCGGTTTCGTGAACGCGCCCATCACGAACACGGCGGTCTCCGGGATGCCTCGTGCGCAGGCCGGGGTGGCCGCGGCGGTGGCGTCCACGAGCCGGCAGATCGGGCAGACGCTGGGCGTCGCGGTGATCGGCGCGGTCCTCGCCTCCGGCGTCGGCACGTCGTCCTACCGGGACGCGTTCGTCTCGGCGGCGCGCCCCGCTTGGTGGATCATCGCGGCGTGCGGACTGGCCGTCCTGGTCGTGGGCGCCGTGTCCAGCGGGCGCTGGGCCCGCGGGACGGCACAGCGCACGGCGGACCGCCTGTCCGCACCAGAGGTGAAGGAGTCGGCGGGCGTCGTATGA
- a CDS encoding MFS transporter produces the protein MTEILAPRTARSVAAPPVLGTLGLFTVLLGAALPLIDFFIVNVALPTIGHDLAAGDAVLELVVAGYGVAYAVLLVLGGRLGDMFGRRRLFLGGMAAFGLTSLACGLAPTAWTLVAARVAQGAASAAMLPQVLATIQSATQGPRRAKAMGLYGATAGLSMVAGQILGGVLVAADIAGTGWRAVFLVNVPVVLLGLVLAARAVPETRSQHPQPVDVPGTVLLAVALVSLLAPLTEGRAAGWPLWTWLSLALFPVAATAFYRVERRMERRGRTPLVPPSLFTNVPLRRGLIMIVPFSIGFSGFMFVIAVALQEGVGLSPVRAGLTLVPMALSFFVASLLGARLVARWGTRVVTAGGLLQAVGVSVLALTVWGSWPHLGGGARLWPGLIVAGAGQALQLPVLFRVILSEVPAARAGVGGGVMITAQQSALALGVATLGTLFLTLVPGQGMGDALATTLLVQLAAVVLTTGLSLRLPREIA, from the coding sequence GTGACCGAAATCCTCGCCCCTCGCACCGCCCGTTCCGTGGCCGCTCCACCCGTGCTCGGCACTCTCGGGCTGTTCACCGTGCTGCTCGGCGCCGCCCTGCCCCTCATCGACTTCTTCATCGTGAACGTCGCCCTGCCCACGATCGGCCACGACCTGGCCGCGGGCGACGCCGTCCTGGAACTCGTCGTCGCCGGATACGGGGTCGCGTACGCCGTGCTCCTCGTCCTCGGCGGACGGCTCGGCGACATGTTCGGCCGGCGCCGGCTCTTCCTCGGCGGGATGGCGGCCTTCGGGCTGACCTCGCTGGCCTGCGGTCTGGCACCGACGGCGTGGACCCTCGTCGCGGCGCGCGTCGCCCAGGGCGCGGCGTCCGCGGCGATGCTCCCGCAGGTCCTCGCCACCATCCAGTCGGCGACCCAGGGCCCGCGCCGCGCCAAGGCGATGGGCCTGTACGGCGCCACGGCCGGGCTCTCCATGGTGGCCGGGCAGATACTCGGCGGCGTCCTGGTCGCGGCCGACATCGCGGGCACCGGCTGGCGCGCGGTCTTCCTGGTGAACGTACCGGTCGTGCTGCTGGGCCTGGTCCTGGCCGCCAGAGCCGTCCCCGAGACGCGCTCGCAGCACCCGCAGCCGGTGGACGTCCCCGGCACGGTACTGCTGGCCGTGGCCCTGGTGTCCCTGCTCGCCCCGCTGACCGAGGGCCGGGCGGCGGGCTGGCCCCTGTGGACGTGGCTGTCCCTGGCCCTGTTCCCGGTCGCCGCGACGGCCTTCTACCGGGTCGAACGCCGGATGGAACGCCGGGGCCGCACCCCGCTGGTCCCGCCGAGCCTCTTCACCAACGTGCCCCTGCGCCGCGGCCTGATCATGATCGTCCCCTTCTCCATCGGCTTCAGCGGCTTCATGTTCGTCATCGCGGTGGCGCTCCAGGAGGGGGTCGGCCTGAGCCCGGTCCGCGCGGGCCTCACCCTCGTACCGATGGCGTTGTCCTTCTTCGTGGCCTCGCTCCTGGGCGCCCGGCTGGTGGCCCGCTGGGGTACGCGTGTGGTGACCGCGGGCGGCCTGCTGCAGGCGGTCGGCGTGAGCGTCCTCGCGCTCACGGTGTGGGGCTCCTGGCCCCACCTCGGCGGCGGTGCGCGGCTCTGGCCGGGCCTGATCGTCGCGGGCGCCGGGCAGGCCCTCCAGCTGCCCGTCCTCTTCCGCGTCATCCTCTCCGAGGTCCCCGCCGCCCGCGCCGGGGTGGGCGGCGGAGTCATGATCACCGCCCAGCAGTCCGCCCTGGCCCTGGGCGTGGCCACCCTCGGCACCCTGTTCCTCACCCTGGTCCCGGGCCAGGGCATGGGCGACGCCCTGGCCACGACCCTGCTGGTCCAGCTGGCCGCCGTCGTCCTGACGACGGGACTGAGCCTGCGGCTGCCCCGCGAGATCGCCTGA
- a CDS encoding glycine--tRNA ligase — translation MAADKIDTIVSLSKRRGFVYPCSEIYGGQRAAWDYGPLGVELKENIKRQWWRYMVTSREDVVGIDSSVILATEVWVASGHVATFSDPLTECTSCHKRYRADHLEEAYEAKHNRLPENGLADLNCPNCGNKGTFTEPKQFSGLLSTHLGPTQDSGSVAYLRPETAQGIFTNFAQVQQTSRKKPPFGIAQMGKSFRNEITPGNFIFRTREFEQMEMEFFVKPGEDEKWQEFWMQERWNWYTGLGLREENMRWYDHPAEKLSHYSKRTADIEYRFQFGGNEWGELEGVANRTDYDLSAHSKASGQDLSYFDQEAGERWTPYVIEPAAGVGRAMLAFLLDAYVEDEAPNAKGKMEKRTVLRLDPRLAPVKVAVLPLSRNPELSPKAKGLATALRQNWNIDFDDAGAIGRRYRRQDEIGTPFCVTVDFDTLDDNAVTVRERDTMKQERVSLDQIEGYLASRLIGC, via the coding sequence GTGGCCGCCGACAAGATCGACACCATCGTCAGCCTGAGCAAGCGCCGTGGCTTCGTCTATCCGTGCAGTGAGATCTACGGCGGCCAGCGAGCCGCCTGGGACTACGGGCCGCTGGGTGTCGAGCTCAAGGAGAACATCAAGCGTCAGTGGTGGCGCTACATGGTGACGTCGCGCGAGGACGTCGTCGGTATCGACTCGTCCGTGATCCTGGCGACCGAGGTCTGGGTGGCCTCCGGTCACGTCGCCACGTTCTCCGACCCGCTCACCGAGTGCACCTCGTGTCACAAGCGGTACCGCGCCGACCACTTGGAAGAGGCCTACGAGGCCAAGCACAACCGCCTTCCGGAGAACGGCCTCGCCGACCTCAATTGCCCCAACTGCGGCAACAAGGGCACGTTCACCGAGCCCAAGCAGTTCTCCGGCCTGCTCTCCACGCACCTCGGCCCCACGCAGGACAGCGGCTCCGTCGCCTACCTGCGCCCCGAGACCGCGCAGGGCATCTTCACCAACTTCGCCCAGGTCCAGCAGACTTCGCGCAAGAAGCCGCCGTTCGGCATCGCGCAGATGGGCAAGTCCTTCCGCAACGAGATCACGCCCGGCAACTTCATCTTCCGGACCCGCGAGTTCGAGCAGATGGAGATGGAGTTCTTCGTCAAGCCGGGCGAGGACGAGAAGTGGCAGGAGTTCTGGATGCAGGAGCGCTGGAACTGGTACACCGGCCTGGGCCTCCGTGAGGAGAACATGCGCTGGTACGACCACCCGGCCGAGAAGCTCTCGCACTACTCCAAGCGCACCGCCGACATCGAGTACCGCTTCCAGTTCGGCGGCAACGAGTGGGGTGAGCTGGAGGGCGTCGCCAACCGCACGGACTACGACCTGTCCGCGCACTCCAAGGCCTCCGGCCAGGACCTGTCCTACTTCGACCAGGAGGCCGGCGAGCGCTGGACCCCGTACGTCATCGAGCCCGCGGCCGGTGTCGGCCGCGCGATGCTGGCGTTCCTCCTGGACGCCTACGTCGAGGACGAGGCACCCAACGCCAAGGGCAAGATGGAGAAGCGGACGGTTCTGCGGCTCGACCCGCGGCTCGCGCCGGTGAAGGTCGCGGTGCTGCCGCTGTCCCGCAACCCCGAGCTGTCCCCGAAGGCGAAGGGTCTCGCGACCGCTCTGCGGCAGAACTGGAACATCGACTTCGATGACGCCGGTGCGATCGGCCGTCGTTACCGCCGCCAGGACGAGATCGGTACGCCGTTCTGTGTGACCGTCGACTTCGACACGCTCGACGACAACGCGGTCACCGTTCGTGAGCGGGACACGATGAAGCAGGAGCGGGTGTCCCTCGACCAGATCGAGGGCTACCTGGCCAGCAGGCTCATCGGCTGCTAG
- a CDS encoding ferredoxin, which translates to MKVVVDMNKCQDHGQCVFAAPDVFRFDDDGHLAHLPDADDAQREEVEEAADVCPLQAIRIGD; encoded by the coding sequence ATGAAGGTCGTCGTCGACATGAACAAATGCCAGGACCACGGCCAGTGCGTCTTCGCCGCTCCGGACGTCTTCCGCTTCGACGACGACGGACACCTGGCCCACCTCCCCGACGCCGACGACGCACAGCGCGAGGAGGTCGAGGAGGCCGCCGACGTCTGTCCGCTCCAGGCCATCCGGATCGGGGACTGA
- a CDS encoding acetoacetate decarboxylase family protein, translating into MTSLRGYFHPKTATGAASLVPAPPWRYSGDLLTVEYRTDPDRVRELLPEPLELADEDPGAVALIWADWQSCAASGRELLDPVLAQYGEAFAVVRCRYRGRTYTRCVFIWVDKDFAVARGLHQGYPKKLGSVHQTRPHPYGPAPRIEPGARFGATLAAADRRLAQVVVTLREPSETNGFVNAHPMAHHRWLPSVEKGKGLALDELIESGAASFEGGQPWTGEAELELFEAPTEELARLEIREPIAAYYRQVGVVWDGGRLLESGTSGAE; encoded by the coding sequence GTGACGAGTCTGCGTGGATACTTCCATCCGAAGACGGCGACGGGTGCCGCGTCGCTCGTCCCCGCGCCGCCGTGGCGTTACTCCGGCGACCTGCTCACCGTCGAATACCGCACCGACCCCGACCGCGTACGCGAGTTGCTGCCCGAGCCGCTGGAACTCGCCGACGAGGACCCCGGCGCCGTCGCGCTGATCTGGGCCGACTGGCAGTCCTGCGCCGCCTCGGGCCGGGAACTGCTCGACCCGGTGCTGGCCCAGTACGGGGAGGCGTTCGCGGTGGTCCGCTGCAGGTACCGGGGACGGACGTACACCCGCTGCGTGTTCATCTGGGTCGACAAGGACTTCGCCGTCGCCCGTGGGCTGCACCAGGGTTACCCGAAGAAGCTCGGCTCCGTCCACCAGACCCGCCCGCACCCCTACGGGCCCGCCCCGCGCATCGAGCCCGGCGCCCGTTTCGGAGCCACCCTCGCCGCCGCCGACCGGCGCCTGGCCCAGGTCGTCGTCACCCTGCGCGAGCCGTCCGAGACCAACGGGTTCGTCAACGCCCACCCCATGGCCCACCACCGCTGGCTGCCCTCCGTCGAGAAGGGCAAGGGGCTGGCGCTCGACGAGCTGATCGAGTCCGGGGCCGCCTCCTTCGAGGGCGGTCAACCCTGGACGGGAGAAGCGGAGTTGGAGTTGTTCGAGGCGCCCACCGAGGAACTGGCCCGGCTGGAGATCCGGGAGCCGATCGCCGCGTACTACCGGCAGGTCGGCGTGGTCTGGGACGGGGGCCGACTGCTGGAGTCGGGCACGTCCGGCGCCGAATGA
- a CDS encoding helix-turn-helix transcriptional regulator — MTTMAEKTMPVPGGGTGVTAGAATGVTGGPGEPEIRRHELAAFLRHRREHITPEQVGLPRGSRRRTPGLRREEVAQLSAVGVTWYTWLEQARDIQVSVQVLDALARTLMLDSNERAHLFQLAGAVDPTPASRCPTITPALLQTLEQLEPLPACIQNSRYDVLAYNRTYGLLLCDLDDVPPEDRNCMLLITTNEQWRSSIVLLEETVRLMAAKFRASMAGHLADPAWKMLLKRLCAESEEFRAVWERHEVVRSRSKTKFFDNRYVGRMTLVHTDLWLGPGEGPRMVTYAPADEESRGRLEQLHALAVARFPAGLTAGGG; from the coding sequence ATGACGACCATGGCCGAGAAGACGATGCCGGTGCCGGGCGGGGGCACGGGGGTGACGGCGGGCGCGGCCACCGGGGTGACGGGCGGGCCGGGGGAGCCGGAGATCCGGCGGCACGAGCTCGCCGCCTTCCTGCGGCATCGGCGTGAGCACATCACGCCCGAGCAGGTGGGGCTGCCCCGGGGCAGCCGCCGCCGCACCCCCGGTCTGCGCCGGGAGGAGGTCGCGCAGCTCTCCGCGGTCGGCGTCACCTGGTACACGTGGCTCGAACAGGCCCGGGACATCCAGGTCTCCGTGCAGGTCCTCGACGCGCTCGCCCGCACCCTGATGCTCGACTCGAACGAGCGGGCCCATCTCTTCCAGCTGGCCGGAGCCGTCGATCCCACCCCGGCCTCGCGCTGCCCGACGATCACTCCGGCGCTGCTGCAGACGCTGGAGCAGCTGGAACCGCTGCCGGCCTGCATCCAGAACAGCCGGTACGACGTCCTCGCGTACAACCGCACGTACGGTCTGCTGCTGTGCGACCTCGACGACGTGCCGCCGGAGGACCGCAACTGCATGCTCCTCATCACCACGAACGAGCAGTGGCGGTCCTCGATCGTGCTGCTCGAAGAGACGGTGCGGCTGATGGCGGCGAAGTTCCGGGCCTCGATGGCCGGGCATCTCGCCGATCCGGCCTGGAAGATGCTGCTCAAGCGGCTGTGCGCGGAGTCGGAGGAGTTCCGTGCGGTGTGGGAGCGGCACGAGGTGGTCCGGTCGCGCAGCAAGACGAAGTTCTTCGACAACCGGTATGTGGGGCGGATGACGCTGGTGCATACCGATCTTTGGCTGGGGCCGGGGGAGGGGCCGCGGATGGTCACGTACGCGCCGGCGGACGAGGAGTCGCGGGGGCGCTTGGAGCAGCTCCACGCGCTGGCGGTTGCGCGGTTCCCCGCGGGGCTGACGGCGGGGGGTGGCTGA
- a CDS encoding SDR family NAD(P)-dependent oxidoreductase produces the protein MLLKNKVAVVYGGAGSLGAGVAKAYTEAGARVFLVGRTEKTLREAAAETGAEYDVLDAGDEEAVEAHAASVAERAGRIDVSLNLVPRGDFQGVPLTEMSVEDYTRPITRGITCQFITVRAAARRMTAQGSGVILALNSGSHNGSPMLGGTGAADGAIDALIRQVAQEAGPAGVRAVGIWTAGVVDTLTPEKLTAAGAPVPDEAAVQGIRAHLDSMRMTKRSPRIADIAALATFLASDAAAGLTGTWVNATAGMFPS, from the coding sequence ATGCTGCTGAAGAACAAGGTCGCGGTCGTCTACGGCGGAGCCGGTTCCCTCGGCGCGGGAGTCGCGAAGGCGTACACGGAGGCGGGCGCGAGGGTGTTCCTCGTCGGCCGGACCGAGAAGACGCTGCGGGAGGCCGCCGCGGAGACCGGTGCCGAGTACGACGTGCTCGACGCCGGTGACGAGGAGGCCGTCGAGGCGCACGCCGCCTCGGTGGCCGAGCGGGCCGGACGGATCGACGTCTCGCTCAACCTGGTGCCGCGCGGGGACTTCCAGGGCGTACCCCTGACCGAGATGTCGGTGGAGGACTACACCCGGCCGATCACCCGGGGCATCACCTGCCAGTTCATCACCGTGCGGGCCGCCGCGCGCCGGATGACCGCCCAGGGGTCGGGGGTGATCCTCGCCCTCAACAGCGGGTCCCACAACGGCAGTCCGATGCTGGGCGGTACCGGCGCGGCCGACGGCGCGATCGACGCGCTGATCCGGCAGGTCGCCCAGGAGGCCGGTCCGGCGGGCGTCCGTGCCGTCGGCATCTGGACCGCGGGCGTGGTCGACACCCTCACTCCCGAGAAGCTCACCGCGGCCGGTGCGCCCGTCCCGGACGAGGCCGCCGTGCAGGGCATCCGCGCGCACCTCGACAGCATGCGGATGACGAAGCGCTCGCCCCGCATCGCGGACATCGCGGCCCTGGCGACCTTCCTCGCCTCCGACGCGGCGGCCGGCCTCACCGGAACCTGGGTCAACGCGACCGCCGGGATGTTCCCCAGCTGA
- a CDS encoding metal ABC transporter solute-binding protein, Zn/Mn family encodes MNVRRRHISATVIAAATALTLGSLSACSSDSSAADSSGKLDVVASFYPLQFLAEEIGGSHVSVSTLTEPGQEPHDLEISAKQTAQLQESDVALYLKDLQPSVDEAIGQSEVRTKIDAATLTDLEKHGNEVGGHAAEHDDEHGHEDEEGSGLDPHIWLDPVKYAEVAEGVGKAFEKADPDNAATYKKNTAALVKKLDGLDTRFEDGLKDTRTKVFITTHAAFGYLAERYGLTEEAINGLDPESEPSANRVKDLEKMAKADGVSTVFYETLVSDKTAKTIAADANLKTDVLDPIEGITKKSRGDDYIQVMDANLKALQTALGAK; translated from the coding sequence ATGAACGTACGACGACGCCACATATCCGCCACCGTGATCGCGGCGGCCACCGCCCTCACGCTCGGCTCCCTCTCCGCCTGCTCGTCCGACTCCAGCGCGGCCGACAGCAGCGGGAAGCTCGACGTCGTGGCGTCGTTCTACCCCCTGCAGTTCCTCGCCGAGGAGATAGGCGGGAGCCACGTCAGCGTGAGCACCCTGACCGAGCCCGGTCAGGAGCCGCACGACCTGGAGATCAGCGCCAAGCAGACCGCGCAGCTCCAGGAGTCGGACGTGGCTCTCTACCTGAAGGACCTCCAGCCCTCCGTCGACGAGGCGATAGGCCAGTCCGAGGTGAGGACGAAGATCGACGCGGCCACGCTCACCGACCTGGAGAAGCACGGCAACGAGGTCGGCGGCCACGCGGCCGAGCACGACGACGAGCACGGCCACGAGGACGAGGAAGGTTCCGGCCTCGACCCGCACATCTGGCTCGACCCCGTGAAGTACGCGGAGGTCGCCGAGGGTGTGGGCAAGGCCTTCGAGAAGGCCGACCCGGACAACGCGGCGACGTACAAGAAGAACACCGCGGCCCTGGTGAAGAAGCTGGACGGGCTCGACACCCGCTTCGAGGACGGCCTCAAGGACACGAGGACCAAGGTCTTCATCACCACGCACGCCGCCTTCGGCTACCTCGCCGAGCGCTACGGCCTCACCGAGGAGGCCATCAACGGCCTGGACCCGGAGAGCGAGCCCAGCGCCAACCGCGTCAAGGACCTTGAGAAGATGGCGAAGGCCGACGGCGTCTCCACCGTCTTCTACGAGACGCTCGTCAGCGACAAGACCGCCAAGACCATCGCCGCGGACGCGAACCTGAAGACTGATGTGCTCGACCCGATCGAGGGCATCACGAAGAAGTCCAGGGGCGACGACTACATCCAGGTCATGGACGCCAACCTCAAGGCGCTGCAGACGGCCCTGGGCGCCAAGTGA
- the dusB gene encoding tRNA dihydrouridine synthase DusB has protein sequence MPTLTSAVNTALQIGPYTVQPPVVLAPMAGITNAPFRTLCREFSGGKGLFVSEMITTRALVERNEKTMQLIRFDASETPRSIQLYGVDPATVGKAVRMIAEEGLADHIDLNFGCPVPKVTRKGGGSALPYKRHLLRAILREAVAGAGDLPVTMKMRKGIDDDHITFLDAGRIAVEEGVTSIALHGRTAAQHYGGTADWDAIARLKEHVPEIPVLGNGDIWSADDALRMVRETGCDGVVVGRGCLGRPWLFGDLVAAFEGRGGEYAQPTLREVAAVMVRHATLLGEWIGDEARGVIDFRKHVAWYLKGFSVGSEMRKRLAVTSSLAALAEGLAELDLDQAWPVGADGPRGRTSGNNRVVLPDGWLKDPYDCSGISEDAELDTSGG, from the coding sequence ATGCCCACGCTCACGTCCGCGGTGAACACCGCTCTGCAGATCGGCCCCTACACGGTTCAGCCGCCCGTCGTGCTGGCCCCCATGGCGGGCATCACGAACGCGCCGTTCCGCACGCTGTGCAGGGAGTTCAGCGGGGGCAAGGGGCTGTTCGTCAGCGAGATGATCACCACGCGGGCGCTGGTCGAACGCAACGAGAAGACCATGCAGCTGATCCGCTTCGACGCGTCGGAGACCCCGCGCTCGATCCAGCTGTACGGCGTCGACCCCGCGACCGTCGGCAAGGCCGTCCGCATGATCGCGGAAGAGGGCCTCGCCGACCACATCGACCTGAACTTCGGCTGCCCGGTGCCCAAGGTGACCCGCAAGGGCGGCGGCTCGGCCCTTCCGTACAAGCGGCATCTGCTGCGGGCGATCCTGCGCGAGGCGGTGGCCGGGGCGGGGGACCTGCCGGTCACCATGAAGATGCGCAAGGGCATCGACGACGACCACATCACCTTCCTCGATGCGGGCCGTATCGCGGTCGAGGAGGGCGTGACGTCGATCGCGCTGCACGGGCGCACCGCCGCGCAGCACTACGGCGGGACGGCCGACTGGGATGCCATCGCCCGGCTGAAGGAGCATGTGCCGGAGATTCCCGTGCTCGGCAACGGGGACATCTGGTCGGCGGACGACGCGCTGCGGATGGTGCGGGAGACCGGGTGCGACGGGGTCGTCGTGGGGCGGGGGTGCCTCGGGCGGCCGTGGCTGTTCGGTGACCTCGTGGCCGCGTTCGAGGGGCGGGGCGGTGAGTACGCTCAGCCGACCCTCCGTGAGGTGGCGGCCGTCATGGTCCGGCACGCGACCCTGCTCGGGGAGTGGATCGGGGACGAGGCGCGCGGAGTCATCGACTTCCGCAAGCATGTGGCCTGGTATCTGAAGGGGTTCTCGGTCGGCTCGGAGATGCGTAAGCGTCTCGCGGTCACGTCTTCGCTGGCCGCGCTGGCGGAGGGGTTGGCGGAGCTGGATCTTGATCAGGCCTGGCCTGTGGGGGCGGATGGGCCGCGGGGGCGGACGTCCGGGAACAACAGGGTTGTTCTGCCGGACGGGTGGCTCAAGGATCCCTATGACTGCTCCGGCATCAGCGAGGACGCGGAGCTGGACACGTCCGGGGGCTGA